ATATGTACACACATTCCAGCATTTCATAATCAAACtcccaattttattttttggatgGCCTGAAAAACTGTTGGACATTCTTGAAGACACCCTATTTATTTGGGCAAGTAAATGCTTTGTACActatatacaaaaatataacaTCTGAATACCAGTGTTGTGACTACGGTAAACTGGCTGGTCGACACTAACCAGTTCTTTAAATAAACATGACTAGCACTCATGCAATGTTAAAGCATTGCCAACCAGTACTTTTTTGCCGACAGTGTAAAAAACAATCTGTGATCTATCTAGGTTTTTGATAACCGAGATAATAATACAACACAATGatctttattagatcccaaaaagggtaattcaaatgctcgcataATCGAGTTATAACCTTCAGTGATATGTATTTTTCTTACCTTCTTAGACTCTGAGCCCTCCTCTTTCTTCtgctcctcctcctcctcccctaCATCCAGCGATCCTCCTACACACCTACATGTCTCCTCAGTGCTATACTCCCCATCAATGAAGCTAGATAACTCCACAGTGTACAGACCTAGAACCGTCACCTCTGGAGGCGAGTGGATCAATTCTATCTCCggttccttcttcttcttcccctTTCCACCTCCGGGTTTTTCCTGGATAGATACATGAGGTGAGTTAATAATtttagtttgggtttgaacaaagaaaacattactggagcgggatttgaaccaatgacctccagagggtgccagtcagaagccatatgaTCATTAAATGGCTGTATGGCTTTCGActggcacaaaataacaaagttgttgacaaaatagggagaccgccaacatagagatatagacagctcagttggaagagcgccggcacaataatccggaggtcgttggttcataACCccaatttattattgttattgttactaTGATGGAAAGAGGTCCttaaagatagtggacactattggtaatttctcaaaataagtattagcataaaacctcacttggtaaatagtaatggggagagataaCCTTCTGTTTTATTGCAATATACcttgaaacattaaaaaatcactggggtgcgttttggcggtcgtGACCAACAACAGTTTCGGATGAAATTGCCATTGGTTAACCACTGCCCAATGACCGAACACACCCCGAGATTTGAGTTCCTCTTACCTTGGGTTTCTCTTTCTCGTTTTTACTATCCTTCCCGGTTTTGGCTGACTTGGCATgtccccctcctcctcctcctgcTCCCTTCTCTCCCTTCTTGCCTGCCTCGCTGGCCTTCTCTTCACCCTCCTCTGCTGGTACGGACAGCACCTGATAAAAACAATCGTATAATGGTCAGTGAATAAGAGAAGACATCAAATGCAGCAATAACACTGACTCTTGAATAAAGTAGCAAACTTTTGTTGAAAACAGGGGGCCCAAGATCAGGGAAGAATGCAAAATTAACTAGGCAGTAATGCAGGGATAGCCTTAGAGggttgtttaaagccattggacactttcggtaaacagtattgtccaaggcccacacttcgtgtatcacaacttatatataaaataacaaacctgtgaaaatttaggctcaatcggacgtcggagtcgggagaaaataacgggaaaacccacccttgtatccgcacgtttcgcagtgtcatgaaatgtgtttaaaataaatccgtaattctcgatatcgagaattgatattgctttactgttcttaaaaagtaaaagcatttcatggaataatatttcaagagaagtctttcaccactaccttctgtaaaccctgtaagttattcggaaatctgtgaacgtttttttctgtaccgaaagggtccaatggctttaaggttttCCATGGTTTACCATCTGCAAGCTTTCAGCAACTCCTCAAGCTATATCTGAAAAGATAGCTTTGGCTATGGCTAAAGCTAGATCGCTGAATGGAAAATTCCAATTCTTCTGCTGCATACTGCTGCAtgtaactttaaaggcagtggacacttatggtaattactccaaataattattggcataaaaccttacttggaaacgagtaatggggagaggttgatggtataaaacattgtgagaaacagctacctctgaagtgacctagttttggagaaagaagtaattttccacgaattttatttcgagacctcaagtttagaacttgaggtctcgaaatcaagcatctgaaagcacacaacttcgtgtgacaagggtgttttttctttcatagttatctcgcaactccgatgaccgattgagctcaaactttcacaggtttgttattttaggcatttgttgagatacaccaagtgagaagactgctgttcgacaattaccaatagtgtccagtgtctttaagtactaTTTTGTGAGATACATTTGTGGAACATTACAAACAACACAAAGTGGGGAATTCTGTGGCTAAACGCTCCTTCAAATTGGTCCTAGATGATCACTTAGAGCAAGTACAAGACATGAATATTGATCAGATATTGGTATGAGTAAGTCTTGCACCTTGTCTTCTTTTACAGTGATTGCCATTCCCCTCTTCAAAAACTCCTTCAGCGCAGGCAAATCATCGATGACCAACTCGTGCTCCCAGGTGAATTCCAGGCCCTCCTCAGACCATTGCAACCCCTCTGTTCGGTATGGAACTAGCTTTAATGGAGGCAGTGGTGAACCTGAGTGGTCTGTACCATTACTGGCTGAGGGGGGTGGCTGCTGATCTGATTGGTCTTCATCATCGGCTTCTGTGAAAAATGTTCCCTCTGTGACAGGTCCATCTTAGGAGGGAAGATTTAGAAATATTAGCATGAAGGTTTTGCTGTTTTAGGCCTTCCATCTTCAGGAAAGATTGGCggtttttaaaaatagttattgtttttaaagtacctacatgtatttaCCTTGGTTTGTGACTGGTTCTGCAGTATTGATGCACTGTTCATCACTATCCGTTTGCTCAACAACATCGTCTGAACTTGGTAGCTGAGGCTAAAAAACAATAAGGGAGTGAGTTAGTCAAGTGTACCAAATTCTGCACTAAGACTcgtcaccagggcccaatttcatagagctgctaagcaggaaaaaattgcttagcatgacatttattccttgataaaaacaaggttaccaacaaaatttccagttgcatattccttgttattggttttcagctgttgtttgcttatcctgaaaatcacttggaattttggttggtaatcctgtttttatcaagacaaaaatttaatgctaagcaaatttttgtgcttagcagctctatgaaattgggcccagattcgGGATTCCATCAGACTCAGTacataaaattacaattttttttttggtgggggaaGGGGGAGATTCTCAGGTTGGCTcggtggtttctttccctgcctttcacctctgtggaccccggttcgaatcccacctcagactcGGAGcattgcatgtggattgggttttcagtccctacatgaTAGAATGGGTTTTTCCCCATtggggttttccttccacatctaaaatctttccatttcttcttgttttctatTCATCCTATTGGAGCTAATTGTGCTATTGGATGTGTcatcaaataaacaaatgaattaatacaaataaaacacttACCCCCGAATCCTTCTCCAAGTCCCCTGTCTCTTTATCAGTCAAGAGCGATGCGACATCTTTGCTTTGAGCTGTCAAAACCCTAGCCTGGAAATCCTCCAGGAACATGCACTCTACATAGTAGGTACGCGTAACAATGGGAAACTCAGGCTGTTCCTCGGTGGCCTGCGGGACAGTAAAAGATGCCATCtggaaatttatttgtttttgacgtTCGTTGAGGTCTCATTTAAAATCCGCTATGAATTAGTATAAAATAACGTGAAActtctaaaggcagtggacactattggtaattactcaaaataattgttagcatcaaaacttatttggtaatgagATATGGAgtgccgttgatagtataaaaacaatgtgagaaactccctctgaagtaacatagttttgagaaataggtaatttctcactcaaataataaaaatttcaGGTCCTACATGCCTATTTGATGCATCTTGAGGCACACAAATGTTTGCAGCAAGAGTCTTTTCTCTCTCactgttttcttgcaacttctttgaccgattgagcccatattttcacaggtttgttatttaatgcatatgttgggatacaccaagtggtctttgacaattcccaaaagtgtccagtgcctttatccCCATAAATGTAAGCCTAAAAAAGTTCCCCTTACCTGAAGTTCCGGGGGCATTGGAATACCTGTCACCATGCCAACCTTGACAGTAACCTTTGCCTCGTCTAAAATAAATTctgtcaaaacaaaaagaatattaataatttggggggctaatcatccttactcgcagctaagagctgagttcgagaagcaggcatgcatgggcgcattcagctgccagccacatcaacccattatgaccacggagcacagccaagatagaaagtgtttgatttttcccgagggaggaaaaccggatagtctggaaaaccctcgtggcacagcagagaaccaacgcacaactcaactcacatatgttaaaaaatttaaaaaatgtatatatttttttaacccaCACCGAAGTGGCTATTGATTTTTGCGGTGCCCACTGCTGATATAgggctagcttggtggtctaggcAAAAGTCATGGGTTTAAATCCCATAGCatactgagcatacagtgcttAACAGATATCACTGTAGggttaacaacaaaataatcatctcaTTGTTACCAATGAGTTTCTGAAGCTCAACTGACCaaccctttttgttttgctggAAGAATGTTTATACACCCCCACGAAAGGATGTTACATACATACTTACATACACTGGGCTTTTATATAGCGTCATTTCATTAAGACATCATCTTTTCTTTGCAGTGGTCGAGGTTAAAGCCTTGAAGGGCGCTGCCGGGCAGGCCCACCCAGAACTGACAAATTTTGCACCGCACTCAGGGGAAAATTCACTGTACCGCCCAGAGACAGATTTCAAcaagattgcacttcagcaacgATGACCCCATAAATAAATGTGAATAACTTTGTTGTCCcgctcgcccttggtggacttAAACAAATTGGATTAATAGCTCCTAACCACTTAAGTTGATCCAGCTACAACCCCGACAGTGGTCTGTGTACTTTGGAACAATGGACAGCTATTTTGTGACAAAATTCAATCCACGTTTGTActtataaacttgtttttttaacttacgATTTTTCTAAAAATAGTTGGGGAGAATCGCAAGAAGAATATTTCTACATTCTAACAAGAGACGTGTCTTAATCTTTACAGTGGTCTGTGCGCAATGAAGTATTGTTAAAGCCAGCGTGAGAAAGCTCTCTTTCCAGAGATTGGACCGGAAGTATGGACTATACATAGACTGTTGTCTTCGCGCCAGCGGGAAAATTGTTGGCCAGCAGCCAAGGCAAGAGCCAAGATAACCGACTCTTTGCATTGTGTTGTGTATGATTAAGTTGTGATAGAGAGACCAGCAGCTCAGTTCAGTGAGTGAGCATTGAACAAGTTGTTctcaaagaataaataaatcagtGTGTTTCATATTGAACGGAATTTGATTTCATTTCTTTTCTGTCTTCGTTTGGCTGCAGAGCAAACAAGGACCCGTTGGCAGTACGTTACAGTATTTTCTTACATTCTTGTCCACTATTCTGAGCGACTTGAAGTGATCCAGAATAAATTGATTGCTGATGAGCCAGGGACTCTTAACAGCGATGTCTCGTAGCTGTTTGGCTTCTGAACTCCAGCTGTAGTCGACGCTGTACGGAGAGAAAGTGGAGGAGATCAACTCCTCGAGGGTCTCCTCTTGCTCTTTATGTGCTCCGACATCTACAAGAACACAAAAGGATAAGTATTTCCATGCCTGGTGAAAAGTCCCcaacattcaaaacaatcattaacgatgctatgtcagatttttggccgatttgacccaaaaattttgatttaaaattcaataggtattttaaaaggggtcgagaaagttacaagctttcatttgagccattgctcgaaaaagttcgccaattattagtagcagtgaaataaagtgctcagaattagtttttgtcggggtcccgacaatatatcacgtgaccaattctaatgtgttttataagaaatgttttaaatttttgtcatggttcctgtccattaaaagtaaaagttaaacttttttttcgttagagcgggtgatactctttgaaataccattcactcaaacaaatatattttttgtttgaggccaaaaatctgacacagcAACTTTAACATGAACAGCACATAAAAGGTGACGAATTACAAACTAACTTATTACCAGGCATGTGAGTGGACCCTTAAAAAAAGAGCTGCAAACACTACATCGTGTAACGACAAGTGAGCGCGCGTCACGCATTACGCTGCTAACATTGGGGCACCCGATTAATCCAATGCTTAACTCacattattgtagttgtacattatTGTTGCGAAGCTTATAAGGCATGCCAAGCCTATATAAGGGTgggatttaaaaaagaaaaaaaaaagaaagacaaaatcgACCTGATAAAGAAAAATCCGGagatcgttggttcaaatcccactctagtccattctttgttcaaccccaaaactcattccaaaatttaccca
Above is a genomic segment from Asterias amurensis chromosome 6, ASM3211899v1 containing:
- the LOC139938155 gene encoding uncharacterized protein — translated: MPVAIGIDAFTAFERQLRTLCLTEFPCGRGSWRTLSDKSLPESRFTTTLKDVGAHKEQEETLEELISSTFSPYSVDYSWSSEAKQLRDIAVKSPWLISNQFILDHFKSLRIVDKNKNQFILDEAKVTVKVGMVTGIPMPPELQATEEQPEFPIVTRTYYVECMFLEDFQARVLTAQSKDVASLLTDKETGDLEKDSGPQLPSSDDVVEQTDSDEQCINTAEPVTNQDGPVTEGTFFTEADDEDQSDQQPPPSASNGTDHSGSPLPPLKLVPYRTEGLQWSEEGLEFTWEHELVIDDLPALKEFLKRGMAITVKEDKVLSVPAEEGEEKASEAGKKGEKGAGGGGGGHAKSAKTGKDSKNEKEKPKEKPGGGKGKKKKEPEIELIHSPPEVTVLGLYTVELSSFIDGEYSTEETCRCVGGSLDVGEEEEEQKKEEGSESKKDKKKKKESGDTSKAKKGKEVKDKDKDKGKKTGKPDKKDSKMKRSESQLSEDEDVQTPPPPLTVHLQVDLHRWLTARDSIPKPKEVQKPPEEDGGKSEAGGQTL